In Spirobacillus cienkowskii, a genomic segment contains:
- a CDS encoding site-2 protease family protein encodes MNSSVEFMIIRGIILYLGFLFAITVYQGTIAIVARKLGDRSFTTNQMATINPLPHIELFGTVILPLMAIILHAPFIIGWPKTFSLETRYFAKPKRDINIIYISAVAANFLVAFIVMVIFRAIGGGTYLLNPATDLSNPDLLIKFIIGSIGITNAILGGLYLLPIPNFSGWQLLINNVSYKLSQKLQEHALTISIVFLLLIILKIFNFYFIFIANLFFVGSNTFMVFG; translated from the coding sequence ATGAATTCTAGTGTTGAGTTTATGATTATTAGAGGAATTATCCTCTATTTAGGTTTTCTTTTTGCGATTACTGTTTATCAAGGAACTATTGCAATAGTTGCAAGAAAGCTTGGTGATCGTTCTTTTACCACAAATCAAATGGCAACAATAAATCCGTTACCTCATATAGAATTATTTGGAACTGTGATTTTGCCACTTATGGCAATTATTTTACATGCCCCATTTATTATTGGTTGGCCTAAGACTTTTAGTCTTGAAACACGTTACTTTGCAAAACCAAAGCGTGATATTAATATAATTTATATTTCAGCCGTTGCAGCAAATTTTTTGGTTGCATTTATTGTTATGGTGATTTTTCGTGCGATTGGGGGCGGAACTTATTTATTAAATCCTGCCACTGATTTATCTAATCCTGATTTATTGATAAAATTTATTATAGGATCAATAGGGATTACAAATGCTATTTTAGGTGGATTGTATTTATTACCTATTCCAAATTTTTCTGGTTGGCAGTTACTTATAAATAATGTTTCTTATAAATTGTCTCAAAAGCTACAAGAACATGCACTAACAATTTCAATTGTCTTTTTATTGCTTATAATTTTAAAGATATTTAATTTTTACTTTATTTTTATTGCAAATCTATTTTTTGTTGGTAGCAATACATTTATGGTTTTTGGTTAA
- a CDS encoding DUF3015 family protein, whose product MLFRKILQSTALLSLGITSLCYAKSPFGMAGCGFGSQVMGENGNQVFAATTNGSLFGSQFFGITSGTSNCLEPSQEVALTAQQRFIADNFSALSKEIAQGDGESLKAFSSTFGCKKDIYPNFAVKLQNSYEKIFISPGSMAALEVIQSEIKNDPVLVNGCSLII is encoded by the coding sequence ATGCTTTTCAGGAAAATCTTACAATCTACCGCTCTTTTAAGTTTAGGTATCACCTCACTTTGCTATGCAAAATCCCCTTTTGGTATGGCAGGATGTGGTTTTGGTTCTCAAGTGATGGGAGAAAATGGCAATCAAGTTTTTGCTGCAACAACAAATGGATCGCTTTTTGGTTCCCAGTTTTTTGGTATTACATCAGGAACTTCAAACTGCTTAGAGCCTTCACAAGAAGTTGCACTCACCGCACAACAACGATTTATTGCAGATAACTTTTCTGCGCTGTCTAAAGAAATTGCTCAAGGAGATGGTGAATCTTTAAAAGCATTTTCAAGCACATTTGGTTGCAAAAAAGATATTTATCCTAACTTTGCAGTAAAACTACAAAACTCATATGAAAAAATATTTATATCTCCCGGAAGTATGGCTGCACTCGAAGTCATTCAATCAGAAATCAAAAATGATCCTGTTTTAGTCAATGGATGCAGCTTAATAATTTAA
- a CDS encoding chemotaxis protein CheX, with protein sequence MAPPNSLEKKLDRYYNDIIDKLMEIVETHKNVLGEQKELKKDVAKLKEHLLEAKTSIEQLETLVSNINRAAASVSHSNQANTVILPASQTVVVSQATPTISSQQQQSQTVSAPEEKVVKAPPAKEPPTPPPKAEAPVKRSLKEFLAQEVSIFDVKVLNAFIKATREVVKSNALKEPSFIKPIIDGKMQFPITVAGRMQLARDKGKGAMAFCLCQESASEITRAVLCMPEQETLSSNDIKDVTSEICNQICGKSKVNLKNDGYSFDIGLPEIHQGKTSEIMESLGKPNVALFFEFNKQPFYIFFWG encoded by the coding sequence ATGGCGCCCCCTAATTCGTTAGAAAAAAAACTAGACCGATATTATAATGATATTATTGATAAACTTATGGAGATTGTTGAAACACACAAAAATGTATTGGGAGAACAAAAAGAACTTAAAAAAGATGTTGCAAAACTTAAAGAACATTTACTTGAAGCAAAAACTAGTATTGAACAATTAGAAACTTTAGTTTCAAATATTAACCGAGCAGCAGCTTCTGTTTCACACTCAAACCAAGCAAACACAGTCATTTTGCCTGCCTCTCAAACAGTTGTTGTGTCACAAGCCACCCCTACCATTTCGTCGCAACAGCAACAGAGTCAAACAGTGAGTGCTCCAGAAGAAAAAGTCGTTAAAGCTCCGCCTGCAAAAGAGCCTCCTACACCGCCTCCTAAAGCAGAAGCTCCTGTTAAAAGGAGCTTAAAAGAATTTTTAGCACAAGAAGTTTCGATCTTTGATGTTAAGGTGTTAAATGCCTTCATCAAAGCGACTAGAGAAGTTGTCAAATCAAATGCCTTAAAAGAACCCAGTTTTATAAAACCTATCATAGACGGTAAAATGCAGTTTCCTATTACAGTTGCGGGGCGTATGCAACTTGCGCGTGATAAAGGAAAAGGCGCGATGGCTTTTTGTTTATGTCAAGAATCGGCAAGCGAAATAACGCGTGCTGTGTTGTGTATGCCTGAACAAGAGACGCTGTCTTCTAATGATATTAAAGACGTAACAAGTGAAATTTGTAATCAAATTTGTGGAAAATCAAAAGTTAACTTAAAAAATGATGGCTATAGTTTTGATATTGGTTTGCCAGAAATTCATCAAGGAAAAACGTCTGAAATAATGGAATCGTTAGGCAAGCCAAATGTTGCTTTATTTTTTGAATTTAATAAACAGCCTTTTTATATATTTTTTTGGGGTTAA
- a CDS encoding flagellin: MGFRIATNVQSLNAQRNLTISNDMNNLSMEKLSSGFRINKASDDAAGLAISEKLKADYRGLVMARRNANDGVSLIQTAEGGLNEIGNILTRLRELSIQGASDTIGNTERDFLNKEFSQLKDEINRISRTTEFNGTLLLVGEQDGIDEEITKRSNTFPLEIQVGKNFFESADSLDNPNPTNVIRIDFSSINASVDEDGLNLGTSEEDDISSVSTKEMSQRSISVIDDAITKVSSFRSTMGAIQSRLNSTINQLSIQAENNAATNSRIRDTDFAEESAKLAQTSILKQSGVSVLTQSNQIPALALRLLQ; this comes from the coding sequence ATGGGGTTTCGTATTGCAACAAATGTGCAGTCGCTTAATGCACAACGTAACTTAACAATAAGTAACGACATGAACAATCTTTCAATGGAAAAGTTGTCTTCAGGTTTTCGCATTAATAAAGCTTCTGATGATGCCGCAGGGCTTGCAATAAGCGAAAAGCTTAAAGCTGATTACCGTGGTTTAGTTATGGCAAGACGCAACGCCAATGATGGTGTGTCGCTGATTCAAACCGCAGAAGGTGGATTAAACGAAATTGGTAACATTTTAACCCGTCTTCGCGAACTTTCAATTCAAGGCGCAAGTGATACAATTGGTAATACTGAAAGAGATTTTTTAAATAAAGAATTTAGCCAGCTTAAAGATGAAATTAACCGTATTTCTAGAACAACTGAATTCAACGGAACACTTCTTTTAGTTGGAGAACAAGATGGAATTGACGAAGAAATAACTAAACGATCAAATACATTTCCTCTAGAAATCCAAGTTGGTAAAAACTTTTTTGAATCTGCAGATAGCCTTGATAACCCAAATCCAACAAACGTTATTCGTATTGATTTTAGCAGTATTAATGCCTCTGTTGATGAAGACGGCTTAAATTTAGGGACTTCTGAAGAGGATGACATTTCAAGCGTTTCGACTAAAGAAATGTCGCAACGCTCTATTAGCGTAATTGATGATGCAATTACTAAGGTTTCGTCTTTCCGCTCAACAATGGGTGCGATTCAAAGCCGTTTAAATTCAACAATCAATCAGCTAAGCATTCAAGCAGAAAACAACGCCGCAACAAACAGCCGTATTCGTGATACAGATTTTGCAGAAGAATCTGCAAAACTTGCACAAACAAGTATTTTAAAACAATCTGGCGTGTCTGTGCTAACACAATCAAATCAAATTCCAGCATTGGCGCTTCGCTTGTTACAATAA
- the dnaK gene encoding molecular chaperone DnaK: MSKIIGIDLGTTNSVVAVMENGQAKVIANQEGERTTPSVVAYTRDGEFIVGRPARNQAVTNPRNTIYSAKRFIGSHFSERSSEAGKMPYSVKKGSDNNILFEIGGKDLSPQQISAKVLQKLKEAAENYLGQTVTQAVITVPAYFNDSQRQATKDAGRIAGLEVLRIINEPTAAALAYGLDKKTNQKIAVYDFGGGTFDVSILEVGDNVVEVLSTNGDTHLGGDNVDERLIDFLVEEFKKQTSIDVSKDPMAMQRLKESAEKAKIELSSQTKVDINLPYLTADQTGPKHLALSLMRSQFEQMIMDIIDKTIEPCRKALSDAKLTIDQIDEVVMVGGSTRIPLVGEKVKKFFNKEPNRTVNPDEVVALGAAVQAGVLGGEVKDVLLLDVTPLSLGIETLGGVFTTLIERNSTIPKRASQIFSTAADNQTSVEIGVFQGERQMARDNRSLGRFNLADIPAAPRGIPQIEVTFDIDANGILKVSAKDLGTGKEQKITVSNSGGLSEADIKRMKEDAEHNAATDKARRETIEARNKLDGIVFQTEKNLRENGDKLPADMKSALESELSNARSVLETKAEDKEALEAAIASLETKAHKLAEEMYKNAGAQQDQGTPNPDASNSNQTNSKNKDGVVDAEFESSK; encoded by the coding sequence ATGAGTAAAATTATTGGTATCGACTTAGGAACAACCAACTCGGTGGTTGCAGTTATGGAAAATGGTCAAGCAAAAGTGATTGCAAACCAAGAAGGCGAGCGTACAACCCCTTCTGTGGTTGCTTACACACGCGATGGCGAGTTTATTGTTGGTCGTCCTGCGCGCAACCAAGCAGTTACAAACCCACGCAACACCATTTACTCAGCAAAACGTTTTATTGGTAGCCACTTCTCTGAACGCTCAAGCGAAGCCGGCAAAATGCCATACTCTGTAAAAAAAGGATCAGATAATAATATTTTATTTGAAATTGGCGGCAAAGATTTAAGCCCACAACAAATTTCTGCAAAAGTTCTTCAAAAACTTAAAGAAGCAGCAGAGAACTATCTTGGACAGACTGTCACTCAAGCTGTTATCACAGTACCTGCTTACTTTAATGACTCCCAACGCCAAGCGACTAAAGATGCTGGCCGCATTGCTGGCCTTGAGGTTCTTCGTATTATTAATGAGCCTACAGCAGCCGCTTTAGCATATGGGCTCGACAAAAAAACCAACCAAAAAATCGCAGTTTACGACTTCGGTGGCGGTACATTTGATGTGTCTATCCTTGAAGTTGGCGATAACGTGGTTGAAGTGCTTTCTACTAACGGTGACACCCACCTTGGCGGCGACAACGTTGATGAGCGCCTTATTGACTTTTTAGTTGAAGAGTTCAAAAAACAAACGTCTATTGATGTTTCTAAAGACCCTATGGCAATGCAACGTCTAAAAGAATCTGCTGAAAAAGCAAAAATCGAACTTTCAAGCCAAACTAAGGTTGACATCAATCTTCCTTATTTAACTGCCGATCAAACAGGACCTAAACACCTTGCATTGAGCCTAATGCGTTCGCAGTTTGAGCAAATGATTATGGATATTATCGATAAAACAATTGAACCATGCCGCAAAGCATTGAGTGATGCAAAACTCACTATCGATCAAATTGATGAAGTGGTCATGGTTGGCGGTTCCACTCGTATTCCATTAGTTGGTGAAAAAGTTAAAAAATTCTTTAATAAAGAACCTAATCGTACTGTTAACCCAGACGAAGTTGTGGCATTAGGGGCTGCTGTGCAAGCAGGCGTGCTTGGTGGCGAAGTTAAAGACGTGCTTCTCTTAGATGTGACTCCGCTTAGCCTAGGTATTGAAACCTTGGGTGGCGTATTCACCACTCTGATCGAACGCAACAGCACAATTCCAAAGCGCGCAAGCCAAATTTTCTCCACCGCTGCAGACAACCAAACTAGCGTTGAAATTGGTGTGTTCCAAGGTGAACGTCAAATGGCTCGCGACAACAGAAGTTTAGGTCGTTTTAACTTAGCAGACATCCCTGCAGCACCTCGCGGCATTCCTCAAATCGAAGTGACTTTTGATATTGATGCAAACGGTATCCTTAAAGTGTCAGCAAAAGACCTCGGAACTGGCAAAGAACAAAAAATTACTGTTTCTAACTCCGGCGGTCTTTCTGAAGCAGACATCAAGCGCATGAAAGAAGACGCAGAACACAATGCTGCTACAGACAAAGCGCGTCGAGAAACAATTGAAGCACGCAATAAACTTGATGGAATTGTATTCCAAACAGAAAAAAATCTTCGTGAAAACGGCGATAAATTGCCAGCAGATATGAAGTCTGCGCTAGAAAGCGAACTTTCTAATGCACGCAGCGTGCTAGAAACCAAAGCAGAAGATAAAGAGGCTCTTGAGGCAGCTATTGCTTCTCTCGAAACTAAAGCACACAAGCTCGCAGAAGAAATGTACAAAAACGCAGGCGCGCAACAAGATCAAGGTACGCCTAATCCTGATGCAAGCAACAGCAACCAAACCAACTCTAAAAACAAAGATGGCGTGGTTGATGCAGAATTTGAGTCTAGCAAGTAA
- a CDS encoding nitronate monooxygenase has product MEAEKGDIWPQNRIQNLFKIEHPIIQAGMVWVSGAKLAAASANAGCLGLLGAGSMKPDVLRSQIKKAKSLTPKPFGINLPLLYEKTEEQINTALEEGIRIFFTSAGSPKRWTAFLKQNGCTVVHVVSTPEFAKKCQDAGVDAVVVEGFEAGGHNGRDEITTLVLLQQLYQKLSIPIIAAGGIGTGRGILAAFALGAEGVQIGTAFAATEESSAHNNFKLAMCDATFNATFLRMKKLVPVRLLENPFSKQIEEAENRCASKEELLQILGKGRAREGILNGNIQEGELEVGQIVSEIKEILTCANFVDNLKKEFLEAKIRLI; this is encoded by the coding sequence ATGGAAGCGGAAAAAGGTGACATATGGCCTCAAAATCGTATTCAAAATCTATTTAAAATCGAACACCCAATTATTCAGGCAGGAATGGTTTGGGTCAGTGGGGCAAAATTAGCGGCGGCAAGCGCTAACGCAGGTTGTTTGGGATTGCTCGGTGCCGGAAGCATGAAGCCCGACGTGCTACGAAGCCAAATTAAAAAAGCAAAAAGCCTAACTCCTAAACCATTTGGTATTAATCTTCCTTTATTGTACGAAAAAACAGAAGAACAAATAAACACAGCATTAGAAGAAGGAATTCGTATTTTTTTTACAAGCGCTGGTTCTCCCAAGCGATGGACTGCTTTTTTAAAGCAAAATGGCTGCACCGTGGTCCATGTAGTCAGCACTCCAGAATTTGCAAAAAAATGCCAAGATGCAGGAGTCGATGCCGTCGTTGTCGAAGGATTTGAAGCGGGAGGACACAATGGCAGAGACGAAATCACAACCCTTGTCTTATTACAACAGCTCTATCAAAAGCTCTCAATCCCTATCATTGCTGCAGGGGGCATCGGAACAGGTAGGGGAATTCTGGCAGCATTTGCTCTGGGTGCGGAGGGCGTGCAAATTGGAACTGCATTTGCTGCAACTGAAGAAAGCTCTGCGCACAACAATTTTAAACTTGCTATGTGTGATGCGACTTTCAATGCAACGTTTTTAAGAATGAAAAAACTTGTACCAGTGCGACTTCTAGAGAATCCTTTTTCTAAACAAATAGAAGAAGCAGAAAATCGCTGCGCATCAAAAGAAGAGTTATTACAAATTTTAGGTAAAGGCAGAGCGCGTGAAGGAATTCTAAATGGCAATATTCAAGAAGGTGAACTTGAAGTTGGTCAAATTGTTTCAGAAATTAAAGAAATTTTAACCTGTGCCAATTTCGTTGATAATTTAAAAAAAGAATTTTTAGAAGCAAAAATTAGACTAATATAA
- a CDS encoding DUF3015 family protein gives MKLKKLLIFSALSVFVLSNKAFSQNPFAKKGNYKSTEAYGMSGCGVASIFIKEKDMLPQIGASVVNNIFGPTQTFAMSSGTSNCVAPRSDMALKQEQEVFMAANFSSLNKEAAQGNGEHISALAEVFGCPQEQFLKLSQENYNKLFDSSEPTVVLENYKKELKEHNTLSGSCERLI, from the coding sequence ATGAAACTTAAAAAATTACTTATTTTTTCTGCATTATCTGTTTTTGTTTTGAGCAACAAAGCCTTTTCACAAAACCCCTTTGCCAAAAAAGGTAACTACAAAAGCACTGAAGCCTATGGAATGAGTGGTTGTGGTGTAGCCTCAATATTTATAAAAGAAAAAGACATGCTGCCTCAAATAGGAGCCTCAGTTGTAAATAATATTTTTGGACCCACGCAAACCTTTGCGATGTCTTCTGGTACTTCAAATTGCGTTGCACCACGCAGTGATATGGCTCTAAAACAAGAACAAGAAGTATTTATGGCTGCAAACTTTTCGAGTCTCAACAAAGAAGCAGCTCAAGGCAATGGAGAACATATTTCTGCACTAGCAGAAGTATTTGGCTGTCCTCAAGAGCAGTTTTTAAAATTAAGCCAAGAAAACTACAATAAATTATTTGATTCTTCTGAACCAACTGTAGTGCTAGAAAATTACAAAAAAGAATTAAAAGAACATAATACTCTTTCTGGAAGTTGTGAACGCCTAATTTAA
- a CDS encoding DUF4105 domain-containing protein, protein MMIIKFYLICAFFIFTLNIILVSKSSLANENSYLNVLIQKARKLKTAEARAWKKILFIPDKTFSLKQKSLVSDSKFFLAKNGRNNPEEELIATLTAFFNSSLIEINEVSMHPQCKYPARMHFLIQELQIDTEKIPKQECNQLNNFINYLEYNGISLVFSNYVADGPGSLFGHTFLRLHRKAVESSDSALLDDITNFSAFVPLNKDLLFVFKGLLGGYKGKFSVLPYYQKIQEYNNYESRDLWEYKLNFSKNEIKLLELLLWEVGWTYIDYYYLDDNCAYVMLALLEAAKPDLFLTNKALIYAIPSDTIRIVENIPNFVTNVTYRPSVLSRYVTKVALLNNTESIILKNIVENNNILENTFSNCDKYCKANVIDSTLEYIDYKEKLVGSNDLVKYGKLRHTLLLSRAKDAVKLEKTENKPQSNPPHIGHDSGMVAMSVGSVLAESYFTELQWRPALHNYEDSDLGYSNSLGIGFLDTTFRYNVTDKKFELRKFHLLEIMSLPKNLENIEFLAWHFDLGLENNFGFNEKAKYERGYLKFGVGATLFGEENNRFFYSLLHLDTGYSRNFGWHFGPTFLFGYVEQINSKIKFIVTTELGNRFNKNNITLSSESKAILSYYISRNFSVQLSYLNKNSENEAKLTTKIYF, encoded by the coding sequence ATGATGATTATAAAATTTTATTTAATATGTGCTTTTTTTATTTTTACTTTAAACATAATATTAGTATCAAAAAGCTCTCTCGCAAATGAAAACAGTTACCTAAACGTACTTATCCAAAAAGCTCGTAAACTCAAAACTGCAGAAGCAAGAGCTTGGAAAAAAATCTTATTTATTCCAGATAAAACTTTTAGTTTAAAGCAAAAAAGCTTGGTTAGTGATTCTAAATTTTTTCTTGCCAAAAATGGGCGAAATAATCCTGAAGAAGAACTTATTGCAACACTAACAGCATTTTTCAATTCTAGCTTAATAGAAATCAATGAAGTTTCTATGCATCCTCAATGCAAATACCCAGCACGAATGCATTTTCTTATTCAAGAATTACAAATTGATACCGAGAAAATTCCTAAACAAGAATGTAACCAATTAAATAATTTTATTAACTATCTTGAGTATAATGGTATTTCGTTAGTTTTTTCAAATTATGTCGCTGATGGCCCAGGCTCTTTATTTGGACATACTTTTCTTAGACTTCACAGAAAAGCAGTAGAAAGTAGTGATTCTGCATTACTTGACGATATCACTAATTTTTCAGCATTTGTTCCTTTAAATAAAGATTTATTATTTGTTTTTAAAGGTTTGCTTGGAGGTTATAAAGGAAAATTTTCTGTATTACCATATTATCAAAAAATTCAAGAATATAATAATTATGAAAGCCGAGACTTGTGGGAATATAAGTTAAACTTTAGTAAAAATGAAATTAAATTGCTTGAGCTACTGCTTTGGGAAGTTGGCTGGACTTATATTGATTATTACTATTTAGATGATAATTGCGCATACGTTATGCTTGCCTTGCTAGAGGCTGCTAAACCAGATCTTTTTCTAACAAATAAAGCTTTAATATATGCAATTCCTTCTGATACAATTAGAATTGTAGAAAATATTCCTAATTTTGTCACAAATGTCACTTACAGACCTTCTGTTCTGTCGCGCTATGTCACAAAGGTTGCTTTACTCAATAATACTGAAAGTATAATTTTAAAAAATATTGTTGAAAACAATAACATTTTAGAAAATACGTTTTCGAATTGTGATAAATACTGTAAAGCAAATGTTATCGACTCTACATTAGAATATATTGATTACAAAGAAAAACTTGTGGGCTCAAACGATCTAGTTAAATATGGAAAACTAAGACATACTTTACTTTTATCTAGAGCTAAAGACGCTGTTAAATTAGAAAAAACTGAAAATAAACCACAATCAAATCCGCCTCATATAGGGCATGATTCTGGAATGGTCGCAATGAGTGTGGGTAGTGTACTTGCTGAAAGCTACTTTACAGAACTTCAGTGGCGCCCCGCTCTGCATAATTATGAAGATAGTGATTTAGGTTATAGTAATAGTTTAGGTATAGGCTTTCTCGATACAACTTTTCGTTATAATGTGACAGACAAAAAATTTGAACTACGCAAATTTCATTTATTAGAAATCATGTCTTTGCCAAAAAATCTTGAGAATATAGAATTTTTAGCCTGGCATTTTGATTTAGGACTAGAAAATAATTTTGGCTTTAACGAAAAGGCAAAGTATGAACGAGGTTATTTAAAGTTTGGCGTTGGTGCTACTTTATTTGGAGAAGAAAACAATCGATTTTTTTATTCACTTCTTCATTTAGATACAGGATATTCTAGAAATTTTGGTTGGCATTTTGGTCCTACTTTTCTTTTTGGGTATGTAGAACAAATTAACTCAAAAATAAAATTTATAGTTACCACAGAACTTGGAAACAGATTTAATAAAAATAACATTACATTATCATCAGAAAGTAAAGCAATATTATCTTATTATATTTCTAGGAATTTTTCTGTGCAACTTAGTTATTTAAATAAAAACTCAGAAAATGAAGCTAAATTAACTACAAAAATTTATTTTTAG
- a CDS encoding tetratricopeptide repeat protein has translation MTQVIFNNILVVDDDPDIINQMNKIFGKMGRKHYKGLLSAEDALKELETNPNPYDIVFVDVRMPIFSGIALVQYIKTHANKKIRDTFCVPLVGSIGKEDKAIISEFYFFEILSKPISEKEFLTRFQELEEQQKNQDSDRNFQLQFKNALIEKNYKIAEEILLPRLKKEPSSLRFLTLYAELLLRTQEIKKAEEFLNKILKIDANHIPALNLLSKVFIKTDRFEDAMKALDKAKNLSPHNIDRLLVIGELSLGNGETDKAEENFKSVLKLNPTDDRAAFGLGRVLATQGRIEESKKVLAKLKKGGELASFFNNKGVLLVKAGKFNDGISLYRNAMKIIDAPEKEYLLLYNIALAYSKMGDTPKALEFAKKSYEKSSNSYVKSKNLLEKLQKEASEQPVQSKIPPAQLQTNSQDNKSKYLLTNAQLDFIMEGYNDGAKKAVAPSATDEEFITFGTD, from the coding sequence ATGACACAGGTTATATTCAATAACATATTGGTTGTTGATGACGATCCAGACATTATTAATCAAATGAACAAAATATTTGGAAAAATGGGCAGAAAACATTACAAAGGCCTTCTTTCTGCAGAAGACGCGCTTAAAGAACTCGAAACAAACCCAAATCCTTACGATATTGTATTTGTCGATGTCAGAATGCCAATTTTTTCTGGCATTGCTTTGGTTCAATATATTAAAACACATGCAAATAAAAAAATTCGAGATACTTTTTGTGTACCTTTAGTTGGAAGCATTGGTAAAGAAGACAAAGCAATTATCTCAGAATTTTATTTTTTTGAAATTTTATCAAAACCAATTAGTGAAAAAGAATTTTTAACTCGTTTTCAAGAATTGGAAGAGCAACAAAAAAATCAAGATAGTGATCGCAATTTTCAATTACAATTTAAAAATGCACTTATCGAAAAAAACTATAAAATTGCTGAAGAAATTTTATTACCGCGCTTAAAAAAAGAGCCCAGTTCTCTTAGATTTTTAACTTTATATGCCGAGCTTTTACTTAGAACGCAAGAAATAAAAAAGGCAGAAGAGTTTTTAAACAAAATTTTAAAAATTGACGCCAACCATATTCCTGCTTTAAATCTATTATCAAAAGTTTTTATCAAAACAGATCGTTTTGAAGATGCAATGAAAGCTTTAGATAAAGCAAAAAATTTAAGTCCACACAATATCGACAGACTCCTGGTTATTGGAGAACTTAGCCTTGGCAATGGCGAAACAGATAAAGCTGAAGAAAATTTTAAAAGTGTATTAAAACTCAACCCTACTGATGATCGTGCCGCTTTTGGCCTAGGACGTGTGCTAGCAACTCAAGGGCGCATTGAAGAAAGCAAAAAAGTTCTTGCAAAATTAAAAAAAGGAGGAGAACTTGCCAGTTTTTTTAATAATAAAGGAGTTTTGCTTGTTAAAGCAGGAAAATTCAATGATGGTATCTCACTTTATCGTAATGCCATGAAGATCATTGATGCTCCAGAAAAAGAGTATCTTTTGCTTTACAATATTGCATTGGCTTATTCTAAAATGGGAGATACCCCAAAAGCTCTTGAATTTGCTAAAAAGTCGTATGAAAAAAGCTCCAATAGTTACGTTAAGTCTAAAAATCTTTTAGAAAAACTGCAAAAAGAAGCCAGTGAACAGCCTGTTCAAAGTAAAATTCCGCCAGCTCAGCTTCAAACTAACTCTCAAGATAATAAATCCAAATATTTGTTAACAAATGCGCAATTAGATTTTATTATGGAAGGTTACAACGATGGTGCTAAAAAAGCAGTAGCACCTTCTGCAACAGATGAAGAATTTATTACTTTTGGAACAGATTAA
- a CDS encoding DedA family protein: MLSLDSLIYFFTNYGTIAVFGVLLLCGFGLPIPEDITLVAGGFISSLACPIEGSFLHAFQNCDSVHIMLAISMAGVLLGDSVMFFLGYIYGEKLLKIKFFSRIVTQERYQWVQEKFAKHGFWFIFAARFMPGLRAPIYVVTGITKKVSYLKFFLTDGMAAIISVPIWVYLGFWGERQLSDLEVLDYYIKKGQFGIIGFVAIALVTFLVIWFVKKKIKEKTGF, translated from the coding sequence GTGTTAAGTTTAGACAGTCTCATATATTTCTTTACAAATTATGGTACGATTGCTGTTTTTGGAGTTCTTTTGTTATGTGGATTTGGCTTGCCAATTCCAGAAGACATTACCTTAGTAGCTGGTGGCTTTATTTCTTCCTTGGCATGTCCAATAGAGGGCTCATTTCTACATGCTTTTCAAAATTGTGACTCTGTACATATCATGCTTGCTATCTCTATGGCTGGTGTTCTTTTAGGAGATAGTGTGATGTTTTTTTTAGGTTATATTTATGGAGAAAAGTTACTTAAAATAAAATTTTTCTCTAGAATTGTGACACAAGAAAGATATCAATGGGTGCAAGAAAAATTTGCGAAACACGGATTTTGGTTTATTTTTGCAGCCCGTTTTATGCCGGGTTTGCGAGCGCCTATTTATGTTGTTACGGGAATTACAAAAAAAGTCAGTTACTTAAAGTTTTTTTTAACAGATGGAATGGCAGCAATTATTAGCGTCCCTATTTGGGTTTATCTTGGGTTTTGGGGTGAAAGGCAACTCAGTGATCTAGAAGTTCTAGACTATTATATTAAAAAAGGTCAGTTTGGAATTATTGGGTTTGTTGCGATAGCGCTTGTAACGTTTTTGGTTATTTGGTTTGTAAAGAAAAAAATTAAAGAAAAAACAGGGTTTTAA